A genomic window from Rubrobacter aplysinae includes:
- the ssb gene encoding single-stranded DNA-binding protein codes for MADFNLVVEAGNLTRDPELRFTNNGIPVCNFGIAVNRVRSQNDEVDFFDVTAWRELGETIANYKKKGDPILIKGRLQFRSWEAQDGSKRNKVDIVADEVQFLPRGQGGEFENGGSAGGQKVGAAAGGSGSSGNDAAPADFEDGQWDDIPFHHAQARQRVVTDIL; via the coding sequence ATGGCCGACTTCAACCTGGTGGTCGAGGCCGGGAACCTCACGCGAGATCCCGAGCTTCGGTTCACGAACAACGGCATCCCGGTGTGCAACTTCGGGATCGCGGTAAACCGCGTCCGCAGCCAGAACGACGAGGTGGACTTCTTCGACGTCACGGCCTGGCGCGAGCTTGGCGAGACCATCGCCAACTACAAGAAGAAGGGCGACCCCATACTCATCAAGGGCCGTCTGCAGTTCCGGTCGTGGGAGGCCCAGGACGGCTCCAAGCGCAACAAGGTGGACATAGTGGCCGATGAGGTCCAGTTCCTCCCGCGCGGCCAGGGCGGAGAGTTCGAGAATGGCGGTTCCGCTGGTGGTCAGAAGGTCGGAGCGGCAGCGGGCGGCTCGGGCAGCTCGGGCAACGACGCTGCACCCGCCGATTTCGAGGATGGGCAGTGGGATGATATCCCCTTCCATCACGCTCAGGCCAGGCAGCGGGTAGTGACTGACATCCTGTAG
- a CDS encoding DUF3854 domain-containing protein, with translation MSKTSTAYDKDAINREVVAVCDHYLTSRRGEGKRQTYQCPACGDRNFEVDPVMGYAGCFDAACEAPTTTDALGIIAYFEGNPLSGEGFVLCLKKGYEILGLDNPEEGGENRPGPESSGGREKAISPRDDSRKKRAITPRSAHEDQCSTKGTQEQSGGGASSEYAGPKWGAAATADPASDGHSIGLEQPIQAWQENTDGSRSAIAAVVIHEEESNGVSGSAEYVEDAELAASQEHSPRAGEASQAHNSPAVDERQKAHDVFEALLKMCRLEERDKWFLLERGLDEAAIEEGRFGSFSKDRCDYVLGKLDQRFSKEELLSVPGFYETKSGALRFSLYGDYALIPYFDNEGYIRTVEGRFTGQEMGEYDKRYKALLGSAVHLYVHPRYRPEEMVAVCEGAIGAMVAARYGFAVAAIKGFRNYRARSGEDEAVYTVLPELSGVDLAGKVVVYIPDLDVKPKSYAEVMKAVPHACNWLIERQGGIPKVAMLPEGAKDLDAWILSLDEEEREQKIGELLGGAMPVEQFEQKYLDSGWSEKDRQPEFEELGGGDEDSVSGAGQGNIQREPETTEGSVDGDSTPEDQKSAEESDRGGVEEEHQQAPTDSQRRTDSSHLSSQDYETGRDEQYVSDGPGDQEQLPATNSSQQNTRDENGVEDDRTKDDTTELEIKHTHQQSTDARRQLEGQLAPEDGGHSPPPVYAHRVRVKGERHLLGLVYVITALLLSAAAWAVLGGALAWAGSLVLGAGLAIPMVAGFSKLIGWHNGRRLRRHIEGN, from the coding sequence ATGAGTAAGACGAGCACCGCTTACGACAAGGACGCTATAAACCGCGAGGTGGTCGCCGTGTGCGATCACTACCTGACCAGCAGGCGTGGCGAGGGCAAACGCCAGACCTACCAGTGCCCGGCCTGCGGTGATAGGAACTTCGAGGTGGACCCGGTGATGGGCTACGCGGGATGTTTCGATGCCGCTTGCGAGGCGCCGACGACCACCGACGCCCTGGGGATAATAGCGTACTTCGAGGGAAATCCTCTTTCGGGGGAAGGCTTCGTTCTGTGCCTCAAAAAGGGCTACGAGATCCTGGGCCTGGACAACCCGGAGGAGGGTGGTGAGAATCGGCCGGGGCCCGAAAGCTCTGGTGGTAGAGAAAAGGCGATCAGTCCCCGCGACGACTCCCGCAAGAAGCGGGCGATAACCCCGCGTTCCGCTCACGAGGATCAGTGTTCCACGAAGGGTACGCAGGAGCAGTCAGGCGGCGGCGCTAGTAGTGAGTACGCGGGTCCCAAGTGGGGAGCGGCGGCAACCGCGGATCCGGCCTCGGATGGTCATAGCATTGGTCTGGAGCAGCCAATACAGGCCTGGCAGGAGAACACCGACGGCTCGCGCAGCGCCATAGCCGCCGTGGTTATCCACGAGGAGGAATCGAACGGCGTAAGCGGGTCCGCAGAGTACGTCGAGGACGCCGAGCTAGCAGCCTCCCAGGAGCACAGCCCCAGAGCCGGTGAGGCCAGCCAGGCTCACAACTCTCCGGCTGTCGACGAGAGGCAAAAGGCACACGACGTTTTCGAGGCGCTCTTGAAGATGTGCCGGCTCGAGGAGCGCGACAAGTGGTTTCTCCTGGAACGCGGACTGGACGAAGCGGCCATAGAAGAAGGCCGATTCGGCTCGTTCTCAAAGGACCGCTGCGATTACGTACTCGGCAAACTGGACCAGCGGTTCTCCAAGGAGGAGCTGCTGTCGGTTCCGGGCTTTTACGAGACAAAGAGTGGCGCTCTACGCTTCTCGCTCTACGGCGACTACGCGCTGATTCCCTATTTCGATAACGAGGGCTACATCCGCACCGTCGAAGGCCGATTCACCGGCCAGGAGATGGGCGAGTACGACAAGCGCTACAAGGCACTCCTGGGAAGCGCCGTACATCTGTACGTCCATCCCCGCTACAGGCCCGAGGAGATGGTGGCGGTCTGCGAGGGCGCGATAGGGGCAATGGTCGCCGCCCGGTATGGGTTCGCCGTGGCCGCGATCAAGGGCTTTCGCAACTACCGGGCACGCAGTGGCGAAGATGAGGCTGTATATACCGTGCTGCCCGAGCTCTCTGGCGTGGATCTTGCGGGCAAAGTGGTTGTCTACATCCCCGACCTCGACGTGAAGCCGAAGTCTTACGCGGAGGTAATGAAGGCGGTGCCTCATGCCTGCAACTGGCTTATAGAGCGACAGGGAGGAATACCGAAAGTGGCGATGCTCCCCGAGGGAGCCAAGGACCTCGACGCCTGGATACTGTCTCTGGACGAAGAGGAGCGCGAGCAGAAGATCGGAGAGTTGCTTGGTGGGGCTATGCCGGTAGAGCAGTTCGAGCAGAAGTACCTCGATAGCGGCTGGTCTGAGAAGGATCGGCAGCCAGAATTCGAGGAGCTGGGAGGTGGAGACGAGGACAGCGTGAGTGGGGCCGGTCAGGGCAACATACAAAGAGAACCGGAGACTACCGAGGGCTCGGTAGATGGTGATTCCACTCCAGAGGACCAGAAAAGTGCGGAAGAGTCTGACAGGGGAGGCGTAGAAGAGGAGCATCAGCAAGCACCCACCGACTCCCAGCGGCGAACGGATAGCTCTCATCTGTCCTCGCAGGATTATGAAACGGGAAGGGACGAGCAATACGTAAGCGATGGCCCAGGGGATCAAGAGCAGCTTCCCGCTACCAACAGCAGCCAACAAAACACCAGAGACGAAAACGGTGTCGAAGATGACCGCACTAAAGACGACACCACCGAACTAGAAATCAAGCACACTCACCAGCAGTCCACGGATGCCCGCCGGCAATTAGAGGGGCAGCTCGCTCCAGAAGACGGCGGACATAGTCCACCACCCGTTTATGCGCACCGCGTCAGAGTTAAGGGCGAGAGACATTTGTTGGGGCTGGTCTACGTGATCACAGCCCTGTTATTGAGTGCGGCGGCGTGGGCGGTCCTAGGAGGAGCACTGGCGTGGGCCGGAAGCCTGGTGCTGGGAGCTGGACTAGCTATCCCCATGGTAGCTGGCTTTTCCAAACTCATTGGCTGGCACAACGGGCGCCGGCTGCGGCGACATATAGAAGGCAACTAG
- a CDS encoding helix-turn-helix domain-containing protein: MGIRLDLLENVLSEKKWSQADLARRSGLSEHTIGRAVRNKEPLSEDSVNKISRALGRGMEGLSSTPVEVGFQKTTDHQVDPGRLRDAMAARGMNPTELATRTGLSVATISSMLRGLRTPTFQTIDKINRVVGKDVRASYSEDVSEEAAGVGIKVIAGQTNVVHYPEEDAQAAPSSGHDAFVKEAQRTRSSGPEDPLPTTQQDNQQLLDNSGSGEQTTLEELYVHVRQSRRMMAELLEQVIAIESQVGSAIAAATEGRNGTR, encoded by the coding sequence ATGGGTATAAGGTTAGACCTACTTGAAAACGTGCTCTCGGAAAAGAAGTGGTCGCAGGCCGATCTTGCCAGACGCAGTGGCCTCTCCGAGCACACCATCGGACGCGCGGTGAGAAACAAAGAGCCACTCTCGGAAGACAGCGTAAACAAGATCTCGCGCGCCCTAGGCAGAGGAATGGAAGGTCTTAGCAGCACCCCGGTAGAGGTTGGGTTTCAGAAGACCACAGACCACCAAGTAGATCCCGGACGTCTGCGAGATGCGATGGCTGCCAGGGGAATGAACCCGACCGAACTGGCGACGAGGACAGGGCTTTCAGTAGCGACCATATCGTCCATGCTAAGAGGACTGCGCACGCCGACATTCCAGACCATCGACAAAATAAATCGGGTCGTCGGAAAAGACGTTAGAGCTTCCTACTCAGAAGATGTGAGCGAGGAAGCGGCCGGGGTTGGAATAAAGGTGATAGCAGGCCAAACGAACGTGGTGCATTACCCGGAAGAGGATGCGCAAGCAGCTCCGAGTAGCGGCCACGACGCGTTCGTCAAAGAAGCACAGCGGACACGCAGTAGCGGCCCAGAAGATCCGTTGCCAACCACGCAGCAAGACAACCAGCAGCTACTCGATAACTCTGGATCCGGGGAGCAAACCACGCTTGAAGAACTATACGTACACGTCAGGCAGAGCCGCCGGATGATGGCAGAGTTACTGGAGCAAGTAATAGCCATAGAGAGTCAAGTCGGAAGCGCGATTGCAGCAGCCACAGAGGGAAGAAATGGAACGCGATGA
- a CDS encoding DUF4417 domain-containing protein — MDVEKELKKKSPQGSVDALNTTRLMDSDNGLGIPLIRREQEIPGVLMPYRTRLNEDVVLAHEPYRTALHFFLEDYRFEGVWSRPREKLKYVSSVGFALSPDFSLYRDWPLTVQLWNVYRNRWCGAYWQSGGVKVIPTISWSTEESYTFCFLGVEKGSTVAISSVGVDLGNRHERSLFVSGCRAMVEAIEPEAVLLQAEVFPEELVREGGLRDVDLRRYPSHWQSIRQAQKEARQRDFERFQESLDVG, encoded by the coding sequence GTGGACGTAGAGAAGGAGCTCAAGAAGAAGAGCCCACAGGGTTCGGTAGACGCCCTGAACACCACCCGGTTGATGGACTCTGACAACGGTCTCGGCATACCCCTGATAAGGAGAGAGCAAGAGATCCCCGGTGTGCTGATGCCGTACCGGACCAGGCTCAATGAAGATGTGGTGCTGGCCCACGAACCATACCGGACGGCCCTGCATTTCTTCCTCGAGGACTACCGGTTCGAGGGTGTGTGGAGTCGTCCCCGGGAGAAGCTGAAGTACGTAAGTAGCGTGGGCTTTGCCCTCTCACCGGACTTCAGTCTCTATCGTGACTGGCCGCTGACGGTGCAGCTCTGGAACGTTTACCGCAACCGCTGGTGCGGGGCGTACTGGCAGTCCGGTGGGGTGAAGGTGATCCCGACGATCTCGTGGTCCACGGAGGAGTCGTACACGTTCTGCTTTCTCGGAGTCGAGAAGGGCTCTACCGTGGCTATATCGAGCGTCGGGGTGGATCTGGGTAACCGTCACGAGAGGTCGCTATTCGTCTCGGGGTGCAGAGCGATGGTCGAGGCTATCGAGCCGGAGGCGGTACTGCTTCAGGCCGAAGTATTCCCGGAGGAGCTCGTAAGAGAGGGCGGCCTTAGAGATGTGGATCTTAGACGGTATCCATCTCACTGGCAGTCGATACGTCAGGCCCAGAAGGAGGCACGCCAGCGAGACTTCGAGAGGTTTCAGGAGAGCCTGGATGTGGGGTGA